One segment of Rhodopirellula baltica SH 1 DNA contains the following:
- a CDS encoding ABC transporter ATP-binding protein, whose amino-acid sequence MPSNNTPPLQIDQVHKTYRQGNSTVHALDGVNLTVQPGEFVAIMGASGSGKSTLLHAMAGLIQVDAGQVSIAGQDLSKLNDAALTKFRRKNLGIVFQAYNLIPALTAEENIRLPANETADLDDRVEHLLERLEMNERRSHRPMALSGGEQQRIAIARALVCDPAILLADEPTGSLDSATGTSICRLLRNLVDEERRSIVVVTHEPHVAMWADRVVVMKDGTDLTEFKTDGIRDPQTVASRYQQSLGAEAVH is encoded by the coding sequence GTGCCTTCAAACAACACACCGCCGCTGCAAATCGATCAAGTTCACAAGACTTATCGCCAAGGCAATTCGACCGTGCACGCGTTGGACGGAGTGAACCTGACCGTCCAACCCGGCGAATTCGTGGCGATCATGGGTGCCTCCGGATCAGGAAAAAGCACACTGCTTCATGCGATGGCAGGGCTGATTCAGGTCGACGCAGGACAGGTGTCCATCGCGGGACAAGACCTCTCCAAGTTGAATGACGCCGCTCTCACCAAGTTTCGTCGAAAGAACCTGGGGATCGTCTTCCAAGCCTACAACTTGATCCCGGCATTGACGGCGGAAGAGAACATTCGACTCCCCGCGAATGAGACAGCCGACTTAGACGATCGTGTCGAACATCTGCTGGAACGACTCGAGATGAACGAGCGACGATCGCATCGACCGATGGCTCTTTCCGGTGGCGAGCAACAACGCATCGCGATTGCGAGAGCCCTGGTTTGCGATCCGGCAATCCTGCTGGCCGACGAACCCACCGGCAGTCTGGATTCCGCCACCGGAACGTCCATCTGCCGACTGCTAAGAAACCTCGTCGATGAAGAACGACGCAGCATCGTGGTCGTCACCCATGAACCTCATGTCGCGATGTGGGCTGATCGCGTGGTGGTGATGAAAGATGGCACCGACTTGACCGAGTTCAAAACGGACGGCATCCGAGATCCTCAAACCGTTGCCAGTCGTTACCAGCAATCACTTGGTGCGGAGGCGGTGCATTGA
- a CDS encoding ABC transporter permease yields MNSLRFLIPFVGAQMRLNPGRACITTLGIIASTCAVVWVVSGYDALVSQFDENSEKYLGRYDLLIIPKPGPPGSEPPPIQSSLVDDLKRDAGVLEVNPIGQSRVTVVPIESQEEDEKSSLDFVVGARPPVNGAPPLDPTLVSTPAIEPPYELLQGRWLSEDIEAKEIVVGELVAKDKKLSIGDGLKLISLANEVELTVVGIVEQAPQAPSLSSRGRGGPPSGKRLSKPRRPKPESSESKNETNQTVLGMPKNFSEGIAANAIYVRPDLAEWINGYVSKPQVLQVAIRDTVTIPQFREAWGERLAGGRPAMQLIDFDTVREGMEETRTVSGQQAQSWAATGMATLAAIFIIFSTLSMGVSERTREFAMLRAVALTRGQVATIVAIESVLLAVVGWLGGLAAGYLMLVFGSHYVPGWFGTDAVLGWGCIVLSGVTVLVGALGAAIVPAWRATRIEPLEAMTSKVSTPGMQSWVVFGVIGASLSALTPLLVFAIPMSDEWRTWAYGFLTYPTLLVGMICLAPAIVVFCESAIGPWVTRALGLDTRMMKTQLSTNLWRTVGATLALSIGLGLYASTQSWGYSMLKPFTPGNWLPDALVAFHPVGLDEDGIDDVRKVAGVRSDRVMPLAIEQARFDWGDAEQPSRVQRDNAVLFGIDPEMAFAGEDPFLTFEFVEGDRTSAIEALQGGESCLISEDFQMSSGLGVGDELSFTPPTAEDERVTYRIAGVVSLPGWHWVTKFSGVRRHFVRTATVVFANREQVQRDFHLHQTEFVWMDIDDDADLQAMEAELQSIAERKSGETFVASGLGSVKAYRPFARMTASENVRKAIQLRADDMIWGMSYLPLITLAIMSLAIANTVIASVRSRTWEFGIMRSIGVTRGQLVRLVIAETILIAVGACVLSLIFGLIAGWCGVGMAQYVGWFAGPPNFIIPWAHLSIGFAMTIGLCLLAGLWPVVRIGRAEPLGLLQAGRGGQG; encoded by the coding sequence ATGAATTCACTTCGTTTTTTGATCCCGTTTGTTGGTGCGCAGATGCGTCTGAATCCCGGGCGTGCCTGCATCACGACCTTGGGGATCATTGCTTCGACTTGTGCTGTGGTTTGGGTGGTCAGCGGTTACGACGCGTTGGTGTCTCAGTTCGATGAGAACAGCGAGAAGTACTTGGGACGCTACGATCTGTTGATCATCCCCAAGCCGGGGCCACCCGGATCGGAGCCCCCACCCATTCAATCTTCTTTGGTGGATGATTTGAAACGTGATGCCGGTGTGTTGGAGGTCAATCCGATCGGCCAATCGCGGGTCACGGTTGTCCCGATCGAAAGTCAGGAGGAAGACGAGAAGTCATCGCTCGACTTTGTGGTGGGAGCACGTCCACCGGTGAACGGTGCTCCGCCATTGGACCCGACTTTGGTGAGCACGCCCGCGATCGAGCCTCCTTATGAGTTGCTTCAAGGACGCTGGTTGAGCGAAGACATTGAAGCAAAAGAAATTGTCGTCGGTGAGTTGGTTGCAAAAGACAAAAAGCTTTCCATCGGCGATGGCTTGAAGCTGATTTCGTTGGCCAACGAAGTGGAATTGACCGTTGTGGGGATTGTGGAGCAAGCCCCGCAGGCACCCTCGTTGTCGTCTCGAGGTCGTGGTGGGCCTCCATCAGGAAAACGATTGAGCAAACCGCGTAGGCCAAAACCTGAATCGAGCGAATCGAAGAACGAAACGAATCAAACCGTGCTGGGGATGCCCAAAAATTTCTCAGAAGGCATCGCCGCCAACGCAATCTATGTGCGTCCTGATTTGGCGGAGTGGATCAACGGCTACGTTTCGAAACCACAGGTGTTGCAAGTTGCGATCCGTGATACGGTCACCATCCCGCAATTTCGCGAGGCTTGGGGCGAACGCTTGGCCGGCGGTCGGCCTGCGATGCAGTTGATCGACTTCGATACCGTGCGAGAGGGAATGGAAGAGACTCGAACCGTTTCCGGCCAGCAAGCTCAGTCGTGGGCGGCGACCGGGATGGCAACACTGGCGGCGATCTTCATCATCTTCTCAACACTCAGCATGGGGGTCAGTGAACGCACACGAGAATTCGCGATGTTGCGAGCGGTCGCGCTGACTCGAGGGCAAGTCGCCACCATCGTTGCAATCGAAAGCGTCTTGCTTGCCGTGGTCGGTTGGCTCGGTGGATTGGCGGCCGGTTACTTGATGTTGGTTTTTGGCAGTCACTACGTTCCAGGTTGGTTTGGGACGGATGCGGTGTTGGGTTGGGGATGCATTGTGTTGTCTGGCGTGACCGTGCTGGTCGGTGCACTGGGGGCGGCGATTGTGCCGGCTTGGCGAGCAACACGGATCGAGCCACTCGAAGCGATGACGTCCAAAGTTTCCACGCCTGGAATGCAGTCGTGGGTGGTTTTCGGCGTCATTGGTGCCTCGCTCTCCGCTCTGACACCCCTGCTCGTGTTTGCGATCCCGATGTCGGACGAATGGCGAACGTGGGCGTATGGATTCCTGACATATCCGACTTTGTTGGTGGGAATGATCTGTCTGGCACCCGCCATTGTTGTGTTTTGTGAATCGGCGATCGGCCCCTGGGTGACGCGTGCATTGGGGCTGGACACTCGAATGATGAAGACTCAGTTGTCGACCAATTTATGGCGGACGGTTGGGGCCACGTTGGCCTTGTCGATCGGTTTGGGGCTTTATGCCTCGACCCAAAGCTGGGGCTATTCAATGTTGAAGCCATTCACCCCCGGCAATTGGCTTCCCGACGCGTTGGTCGCCTTTCATCCCGTTGGATTGGATGAGGACGGGATCGACGATGTTCGAAAGGTAGCTGGGGTTCGTTCCGATCGGGTGATGCCGTTGGCGATCGAGCAAGCCCGATTCGATTGGGGCGATGCCGAGCAACCTTCGCGAGTGCAGCGTGACAATGCGGTCTTGTTCGGGATCGATCCCGAAATGGCCTTTGCCGGTGAGGATCCGTTTTTGACGTTTGAGTTTGTGGAAGGAGACCGAACGTCCGCCATCGAAGCACTGCAAGGCGGCGAGTCGTGTCTGATCTCCGAAGATTTTCAAATGAGCTCGGGGTTGGGCGTTGGCGATGAGTTGAGCTTCACGCCACCGACCGCGGAAGACGAACGTGTGACCTATCGCATCGCCGGAGTGGTGTCGTTGCCTGGTTGGCACTGGGTGACGAAGTTTTCAGGTGTGAGACGACATTTCGTCCGGACCGCAACGGTGGTGTTCGCAAATCGCGAACAGGTGCAGCGGGACTTCCATTTGCATCAAACAGAATTCGTTTGGATGGACATCGATGACGATGCTGATTTGCAGGCGATGGAAGCGGAGTTGCAATCGATCGCGGAGCGAAAGTCCGGAGAGACGTTTGTGGCAAGCGGTTTGGGCAGCGTCAAAGCTTACCGACCGTTCGCTCGGATGACCGCATCGGAGAATGTTCGCAAGGCGATCCAACTTCGCGCTGACGACATGATTTGGGGAATGAGCTATTTGCCGTTGATCACGCTGGCGATCATGTCGCTGGCGATTGCCAACACGGTCATCGCGTCGGTGCGATCAAGAACGTGGGAGTTTGGCATCATGCGGTCGATCGGTGTGACTCGCGGGCAACTCGTGCGATTGGTCATTGCGGAAACGATCCTGATCGCGGTCGGCGCCTGTGTGCTGAGTTTGATCTTTGGATTGATTGCGGGTTGGTGTGGCGTCGGGATGGCTCAGTACGTCGGTTGGTTTGCTGGGCCACCGAACTTCATCATTCCGTGGGCACACCTGTCCATCGGATTCGCGATGACGATCGGGTTGTGTCTGCTAGCCGGTTTGTGGCCCGTTGTGCGAATCGGCCGAGCTGAACCGCTTGGGTTGCTGCAGGCCGGGCGCGGTGGTCAGGGGTGA
- a CDS encoding sigma-54-dependent transcriptional regulator produces the protein MTTAHTILVVDDEPSICWALEKMLTSEGHEVITGSSAEEGLRLAAQNDVSMVILDVRLPKEDGISALPKFLEATDNAPIIIITAFGDLETAVAAVKNGATDYLTKPFKLEDALRTCRTALQKSAHRTAPAATQPMDIDPSVLVGTSPAMQQVFRQIALVADSDLSVLITGETGTGKELVAAAIHRHSRRADGPYIPIAPVALNPDLIESELFGHVKGAFTGASDDRAGLFERAEGGTVLLDEIGDLPLGTQVKLLRVLEQGQYCRVGDVKPRTANVRILAATNSDLHEDVATNAFREDLFHRLTGVQIHLPPLRDRVEDIGPLCRHFLAAMKYADIESAVDDELLEQLHSRPWHGNIRELKNAVGHAAVVSRGRKLTIDDFPEPKPGRDAPTTSPVLAMEKSIRVWSENAIEANPDSVTLHSDYLAATEPTLLRTVMKHTGGNRAKAAEMLGIHRGTLRDRMKAYGIDDQ, from the coding sequence ATGACCACAGCACACACCATCCTCGTTGTCGACGACGAACCATCCATTTGCTGGGCACTGGAAAAAATGCTCACCAGCGAAGGGCATGAGGTCATCACGGGCTCCAGCGCCGAGGAAGGTTTGCGGCTCGCAGCGCAGAACGACGTTTCGATGGTGATCCTCGATGTGCGTCTTCCCAAAGAAGATGGCATCTCAGCGTTGCCCAAATTCTTGGAGGCAACTGACAACGCTCCCATCATCATCATCACCGCCTTCGGTGACCTAGAAACCGCGGTCGCCGCGGTCAAAAACGGAGCGACTGACTACCTGACCAAACCGTTCAAACTCGAAGACGCTCTGCGGACCTGTCGAACGGCACTGCAAAAATCAGCACATCGGACGGCTCCCGCCGCGACTCAGCCGATGGACATCGATCCGTCGGTCTTGGTCGGCACGTCACCGGCGATGCAGCAAGTTTTCCGGCAAATCGCCTTGGTCGCCGACAGCGATCTGTCCGTGCTGATCACAGGTGAAACCGGAACAGGAAAAGAGCTCGTTGCCGCAGCGATCCATCGCCACAGTCGCCGCGCCGACGGCCCCTACATCCCGATCGCCCCCGTTGCACTGAATCCCGATTTGATTGAAAGCGAACTGTTCGGTCACGTCAAAGGAGCCTTCACGGGTGCCAGCGACGACCGCGCCGGATTGTTCGAACGCGCCGAAGGCGGAACCGTGCTATTGGATGAAATCGGTGACCTGCCACTGGGCACCCAAGTCAAACTGCTGCGAGTCCTCGAACAAGGGCAGTATTGCCGCGTGGGCGATGTCAAACCGCGAACCGCCAACGTTCGCATCCTCGCCGCCACAAACAGTGACTTGCACGAAGACGTCGCCACCAACGCCTTTCGCGAAGACCTGTTTCATCGTTTAACCGGCGTGCAAATTCATCTTCCGCCACTGCGAGATCGTGTGGAAGACATTGGCCCGCTTTGCCGTCATTTTCTCGCGGCGATGAAGTACGCGGACATTGAATCAGCGGTCGATGATGAGTTGCTGGAACAACTTCACTCGCGACCTTGGCATGGCAACATTCGCGAACTGAAAAACGCAGTCGGGCACGCCGCCGTCGTCAGCCGCGGTCGCAAACTCACGATTGATGATTTCCCCGAACCCAAACCTGGACGCGACGCTCCAACCACCTCTCCCGTTCTCGCGATGGAAAAATCCATTCGAGTTTGGTCGGAAAACGCGATCGAAGCCAACCCTGACTCGGTGACTCTGCACAGCGATTATTTGGCTGCTACGGAACCAACGTTACTGCGAACGGTGATGAAGCACACAGGAGGCAATCGGGCCAAGGCCGCCGAGATGCTGGGCATCCACCGTGGCACGCTCCGCGATCGCATGAAGGCCTACGGCATCGACGATCAGTGA
- a CDS encoding sensor histidine kinase, with the protein MSPVTSPPLRSLRLRLLTPIIVTALMAAVLVAIASYWLGTQRAMKDLEQRFSAIQSTLSDSNFPLNSMVLESLADLTRTQLIGLSSSGHVTSSTLNLDEAARTSFKEHLQNQQPLPGSIIPNDDGTRFRVFAFQTVGSQLRQDRVAAVVVLFEDEQFNANRRQAAILPLATGLSTIVALSSLTFWLTSRLIRRISKLQRRVEAVANGDFDSAVSDDASDEEVPDEIGRLGGAVDSMAQQLKQLWNQINRQQSEKLLHQIAGGMAHQLRNSLTGARMAVELHAQECQATDDEGIRVAIHQIELSEDYVRRLLLVASGRQDEDRPTDVQTCFEDVRTSLSPIAKHLRVKMQWDLDDDLRQRRIQDGPTWVAAVTNLIHNAIQAGDEVDVSLQQLSENTLRVTVSDNGAGIPEAVAANLFEPFVTSKPEGMGLGLPVVQRSAEYLGGSVRWRRENERTIFELDTQLLRSRDQQDEP; encoded by the coding sequence ATGAGTCCCGTGACCTCTCCTCCCCTCCGATCGCTGCGACTTCGCCTCCTCACCCCCATCATCGTCACGGCGCTGATGGCCGCGGTGCTGGTGGCGATCGCTTCGTATTGGCTGGGCACGCAGCGGGCGATGAAGGATCTGGAGCAACGGTTCTCCGCGATCCAATCGACGCTGTCGGATTCCAACTTCCCGCTCAACTCGATGGTCTTGGAATCTCTTGCGGATCTGACCCGGACGCAGTTGATCGGGTTGAGCTCCAGCGGTCATGTCACGTCGTCGACACTGAATTTGGATGAAGCCGCACGAACGTCTTTCAAAGAACACCTGCAGAACCAGCAACCTCTGCCTGGGTCGATCATTCCCAACGACGATGGGACTCGGTTTCGCGTGTTCGCTTTCCAAACCGTCGGCAGCCAACTCCGCCAAGACCGAGTCGCCGCGGTGGTGGTTCTGTTTGAAGACGAACAGTTCAACGCCAATCGTCGGCAAGCCGCGATCCTTCCACTGGCCACCGGGTTGTCGACGATCGTCGCCCTCAGCTCACTGACGTTCTGGCTGACGTCCCGGTTGATTCGCCGAATCAGCAAACTGCAACGACGCGTCGAAGCGGTGGCCAATGGGGACTTCGATTCAGCGGTTTCGGACGATGCATCCGATGAAGAAGTGCCCGACGAAATCGGCCGACTCGGTGGAGCGGTGGATTCCATGGCTCAACAGCTCAAACAACTCTGGAATCAAATCAACCGCCAACAAAGCGAAAAGCTTTTGCACCAGATCGCAGGCGGCATGGCTCATCAATTGCGAAACAGTTTGACCGGTGCTCGCATGGCCGTCGAACTGCACGCGCAAGAATGCCAGGCCACCGACGACGAAGGCATTCGGGTGGCGATCCATCAAATCGAATTGTCCGAAGATTACGTCCGTCGTCTGCTGCTGGTCGCCTCCGGACGCCAAGACGAAGACCGCCCAACCGACGTGCAAACATGCTTTGAGGATGTTCGCACCAGCCTTTCCCCAATCGCGAAACATTTGCGAGTGAAGATGCAATGGGACCTGGACGATGATCTTCGTCAACGGAGAATCCAAGATGGTCCGACCTGGGTCGCCGCCGTGACCAATTTGATCCACAACGCGATTCAGGCGGGTGACGAAGTTGACGTTTCCCTGCAACAGTTGAGCGAGAACACTCTTCGAGTCACGGTCTCCGACAATGGTGCCGGCATTCCCGAAGCCGTGGCGGCGAACCTCTTTGAACCGTTTGTGACCTCCAAACCCGAAGGCATGGGGTTGGGGCTTCCCGTCGTTCAACGTTCCGCAGAATATTTGGGCGGTTCGGTGCGATGGCGTCGAGAGAACGAACGAACCATTTTCGAGTTGGACACGCAATTGCTTCGCTCGCGAGACCAACAGGACGAACCCTAG
- a CDS encoding DUF1559 family PulG-like putative transporter codes for MKNRSATRSAFTLVELLVVIAIIGVLVGLLLPAVQSAREAARRMQCSNNLKQIALSVHNYQSAYKRFPPSALVDLSVTSTGNNGSWGVHGRILPFLEQGNVYENVDLSLAWDNQDAIDGLKIPTYACPSDPGTDQERTFSDGRPTLYPTTYGFNFGRWFVFDPTTQKTGDGMFAPNQFYSFRDCLDGSSHTLLTGEVKAWTPYQRNGGPSDTAIPANQAEAELVVASGAQFKNTGHTEWPDGRCHHTGFTVTLPPNSDVEFETGGQLYEQMDFSSWQEGKDGRSGNPTYAMITSRSYHVGLVQVAKVDGSVSSVTESVNLSIWHALGTRAGREVISGEY; via the coding sequence ATGAAGAATCGTTCCGCAACTCGCTCCGCTTTCACGCTGGTTGAATTGTTGGTGGTCATTGCGATCATCGGGGTGTTGGTCGGACTACTGCTGCCAGCCGTGCAGTCGGCTCGAGAAGCGGCTCGTCGGATGCAGTGCAGCAACAATCTGAAGCAGATCGCGTTGTCCGTCCACAACTACCAAAGTGCTTACAAACGATTTCCTCCTTCGGCTTTGGTCGACCTGAGCGTGACTTCAACCGGCAACAACGGGTCTTGGGGAGTCCACGGACGGATCCTGCCGTTTTTGGAACAAGGCAATGTTTATGAAAACGTGGATCTCTCGTTAGCCTGGGACAACCAGGATGCCATCGATGGTTTGAAGATTCCAACCTATGCCTGCCCGAGTGATCCGGGAACCGATCAAGAGCGAACGTTCAGCGATGGCCGTCCCACGCTGTATCCGACGACTTACGGTTTTAACTTTGGCCGTTGGTTTGTATTCGACCCCACGACGCAGAAAACTGGTGACGGGATGTTTGCTCCCAACCAGTTCTACAGTTTTCGGGACTGTTTGGATGGCAGCAGCCACACGTTGCTGACTGGCGAGGTGAAAGCTTGGACACCCTACCAACGCAACGGCGGTCCATCCGACACAGCCATCCCCGCCAATCAAGCGGAAGCTGAATTGGTTGTCGCCAGCGGCGCCCAGTTCAAAAACACCGGGCACACCGAATGGCCGGATGGTCGTTGCCACCACACGGGATTCACCGTGACGTTGCCTCCCAACAGTGACGTGGAATTCGAGACGGGTGGGCAATTGTACGAACAGATGGACTTCAGTTCCTGGCAAGAAGGGAAAGACGGCCGAAGCGGTAACCCAACCTACGCGATGATCACGTCTCGCAGCTATCACGTTGGATTGGTGCAAGTCGCCAAAGTGGACGGGAGCGTCTCGTCCGTGACCGAGTCGGTCAACCTTTCGATTTGGCACGCCTTGGGAACGCGAGCAGGCCGGGAAGTTATCTCTGGTGAGTATTGA
- a CDS encoding EF-hand domain-containing protein codes for MKALTQFSFVVLTVAGMCSAVAQPPERSGDREGRGGRPGADRGQRSPVERLMRLDKDEDGKLTEEEVGDSRLKSLITRADQDKDGIVTREELEAMVGSRERGDRERGDRERGRRGDGERGPRGEGDRGPRGDGERGARGEGRGPEDGARRGPRDGDGERGPRGDGDRGPRGEDGRGPRGEGDRGRGPGPGFGGPSRDGDVQGRRGPGGPPQMGQVLPSFVQEHMSLNDEQREAIAKLQSKVDAELKEILSEEQLQAMRRGPGQGPHSAEGHEHHHGDRPDGAERPSRPDRPERGDRHERGDRPER; via the coding sequence ATGAAGGCATTGACTCAATTTTCGTTCGTTGTACTGACGGTTGCTGGCATGTGTTCCGCGGTGGCTCAGCCGCCGGAGCGTTCCGGAGATCGCGAAGGACGAGGCGGTCGTCCCGGAGCCGATCGTGGGCAACGTTCGCCCGTCGAACGTTTGATGCGATTGGACAAAGACGAAGACGGCAAGCTGACCGAAGAAGAAGTGGGCGATTCTCGGCTCAAATCTTTGATTACCCGAGCGGATCAAGACAAAGATGGCATCGTGACTCGTGAAGAGCTCGAAGCCATGGTTGGAAGCCGCGAGCGTGGCGATCGTGAACGTGGAGATCGTGAACGTGGTCGCCGTGGCGACGGTGAACGCGGCCCGCGAGGCGAAGGCGATCGCGGCCCGCGAGGAGACGGAGAGCGAGGAGCTCGTGGTGAAGGTCGTGGGCCTGAAGATGGCGCGCGACGTGGCCCAAGAGATGGCGATGGCGAACGTGGCCCACGTGGTGACGGTGACCGTGGCCCACGCGGCGAAGATGGTCGCGGACCTCGTGGCGAAGGTGACCGCGGGCGCGGCCCCGGGCCAGGTTTCGGCGGACCATCACGTGATGGTGACGTGCAAGGTCGTCGCGGTCCCGGCGGTCCTCCACAAATGGGGCAGGTATTGCCATCGTTCGTCCAAGAACACATGAGCCTGAACGACGAACAACGCGAAGCGATTGCAAAGCTGCAATCCAAAGTGGATGCGGAGCTCAAAGAAATTTTGAGCGAAGAGCAATTGCAAGCCATGCGTCGTGGTCCTGGTCAGGGACCCCACTCGGCCGAAGGGCACGAGCATCATCACGGCGATCGTCCGGATGGTGCCGAGCGACCTTCGCGTCCAGACCGTCCTGAACGAGGTGACCGTCATGAACGTGGTGACCGGCCCGAACGCTAG
- the ppk2 gene encoding polyphosphate kinase 2, with amino-acid sequence MSESELATDYDRIRDDILDSIDEEIEAEIGDALMERSANPPSDDGGKIGRKEYFSSLLKLQLELVKLQEWVVANQVKIAVLFEGRDAAGKGGAIKRITQRLNPRVCRVVALPAPNEREKTQWYFQRYTPHLPAGGEIVLFDRSWYNRAGVERVMGFCTDQEYEQFFRTVPDFERMIVDSGTILLKYWFSITDEEQEFRFQCRINDPLKQWKLSPMDLESRRRWEQYTKAKEIMLERSHIPEAPWWVVEGNDKKRARLNCIHHLLSQIPYGEVPQDTVELPDRLHSDEYKRNEIPREVIVPMVY; translated from the coding sequence GTGTCCGAAAGCGAACTTGCCACTGACTACGACCGAATACGCGACGACATCCTGGATTCCATCGACGAAGAGATCGAGGCCGAGATCGGCGACGCGTTGATGGAGCGTTCCGCGAATCCACCCTCCGATGATGGCGGGAAGATCGGTCGCAAAGAGTACTTTTCCAGTTTGCTGAAACTGCAGTTGGAACTGGTGAAGCTTCAAGAATGGGTGGTCGCGAATCAGGTCAAAATCGCGGTGCTGTTTGAAGGTCGCGACGCCGCGGGCAAAGGCGGTGCAATCAAACGCATTACCCAGCGATTGAATCCACGCGTGTGCCGCGTTGTCGCATTGCCTGCGCCCAACGAACGAGAAAAGACGCAGTGGTACTTTCAACGCTACACGCCGCACCTTCCTGCTGGCGGCGAGATCGTGCTGTTTGATCGCAGTTGGTACAACCGCGCCGGGGTCGAGCGTGTGATGGGTTTCTGCACCGACCAAGAATACGAACAATTCTTTCGGACCGTTCCTGACTTTGAACGGATGATCGTTGACTCGGGAACCATCCTGCTGAAGTATTGGTTCTCAATCACGGATGAAGAACAAGAGTTTCGTTTTCAATGCCGAATCAATGATCCGTTGAAGCAATGGAAGCTCAGCCCCATGGATTTGGAATCACGTCGACGATGGGAGCAATACACCAAAGCCAAAGAAATCATGTTGGAACGTTCGCACATCCCCGAGGCACCCTGGTGGGTTGTCGAAGGCAACGACAAAAAAAGAGCACGGCTGAATTGCATTCATCACTTGCTTTCGCAGATCCCATACGGCGAAGTCCCGCAGGACACCGTGGAGTTGCCGGACCGCCTGCACAGCGATGAGTACAAACGCAATGAGATCCCTCGAGAAGTCATCGTCCCGATGGTTTATTGA
- a CDS encoding Na/Pi symporter — protein MENALDDALSDEMTTSQSGNPILQWISVAALVYLLICAVGLIGTGFKTATGDEAKEMFAFATNPFAGLVVGTVATALIQSSSTVTSIIVGLVAGGLPVSVAVPMVMGANIGTSITNTIVSLGHVREKKEFARAFAAATVHDFFNLLSVVIFLPLEMMFGLLEKLGSLLASLFVVENASMKGMNFVKAATAPVVNNAKHMVENLSDGIGGMILILIGIVMIFLTIHYVGKLLKQLMVGRAKSIMHAAIGKGPMSGIASGTLVTVLVQSSSTTTSLMVPLAGSGAFGLKQIYPFTLGANIGTCITALLAATAVDGNQSAALQIAFIHLTYNVLGVLVIYGVPFLRFVPVRAAEWLGATASENKLIALAYIVGVFFLIPGLCLGISSVL, from the coding sequence GTGGAAAACGCTTTGGACGATGCGTTGTCTGACGAGATGACCACCTCTCAAAGCGGCAATCCAATTCTGCAATGGATCTCGGTTGCGGCGTTGGTCTACCTGCTGATCTGCGCTGTGGGGTTGATTGGCACTGGTTTCAAAACGGCGACCGGCGACGAAGCCAAAGAGATGTTCGCGTTTGCAACCAATCCATTTGCAGGATTGGTTGTCGGAACGGTCGCGACCGCTTTGATTCAATCCTCGTCCACGGTGACATCCATCATCGTCGGATTGGTTGCTGGCGGATTGCCAGTCTCCGTCGCCGTTCCAATGGTCATGGGAGCCAACATTGGCACATCGATCACCAACACGATCGTATCGCTCGGTCACGTTCGCGAAAAAAAGGAGTTTGCACGTGCCTTTGCCGCGGCGACGGTGCACGACTTTTTCAACTTGTTGTCGGTCGTGATCTTCTTGCCACTCGAAATGATGTTTGGATTGCTGGAGAAATTGGGCAGCTTGCTGGCAAGTCTCTTCGTCGTTGAGAACGCTTCGATGAAAGGAATGAACTTCGTCAAAGCAGCCACCGCACCGGTGGTGAACAACGCCAAACACATGGTCGAAAATCTATCCGATGGAATCGGCGGGATGATTCTGATCTTGATTGGCATTGTGATGATTTTTTTGACGATTCACTATGTCGGTAAACTCCTGAAACAGTTGATGGTCGGTCGAGCCAAGAGCATCATGCACGCTGCGATTGGCAAGGGCCCAATGTCTGGAATTGCATCGGGAACATTGGTCACCGTTTTGGTTCAGTCCTCATCCACGACGACGTCACTGATGGTTCCGCTGGCGGGATCCGGTGCATTCGGCTTGAAACAGATCTACCCGTTCACACTGGGGGCAAACATTGGCACTTGCATCACCGCACTTCTTGCCGCCACCGCGGTTGACGGGAACCAATCCGCCGCTCTTCAGATTGCATTCATACACTTGACTTACAACGTGTTGGGAGTCCTGGTGATCTATGGCGTCCCGTTCCTTCGCTTCGTTCCGGTTCGCGCGGCTGAATGGTTGGGTGCAACCGCGTCCGAAAACAAACTGATCGCGTTGGCGTACATCGTTGGTGTGTTCTTCCTCATCCCTGGGCTGTGCCTGGGCATCTCCAGCGTTCTTTAA